CGCCCCTAAGTGATGAGAGATGAAATTCATCGATGAGGTAATCACGGTCGATACCGGCTCCAAGGTCGAGCTCATCGACATCACCGAGAGCATCACCTCAATCATCGCCAAAAGCGGGATTAAGACCGGTTCGATAACTCTCTTCTCGGTTCATACTACAACCGCCCTTATAATCAACGAAAATGAAAAAGGTCTTGTAAAAGATATTGAAGATGCCATAATATCTTTTATAGGTCGGGACTTGGGTTATCGTCATAATGCAATCGACAATAATGCCCCCTCTCA
The sequence above is drawn from the Actinomycetota bacterium genome and encodes:
- a CDS encoding secondary thiamine-phosphate synthase enzyme YjbQ, with amino-acid sequence MKFIDEVITVDTGSKVELIDITESITSIIAKSGIKTGSITLFSVHTTTALIINENEKGLVKDIEDAIISFIGRDLGYRHNAIDNNAPSHIAGAFLGNDLSLIVKGGSLVLGRGYFWSNSTGQGEER